A window of the Plasmodium vivax chromosome 12, whole genome shotgun sequence genome harbors these coding sequences:
- a CDS encoding hypothetical protein, conserved (encoded by transcript PVX_083560A): protein MKNFNNASNNTCQSECSAHLESSFVSSSVDDAKNTMKRKSKFFSFTKICTFSLLVLMSQCYENGNSNSSVCTFNGLNNGAGLKSLRMLASAEAKDDEFESTTVENENEEDAEEQKKKKGCPGKKNCKASLPYSNAVDKTCQTNCGACTCGFKTLDLYFEKKLMDVLDAGNKKAEAIVDAGAQALNGLKNYLKYVLLFSPLLLELLASKLLLSGHYKSSQFVSSVCVTFYLYVFYKIVQNCALEREGYLAYEDYSPRKVAFRSGCSGSSCETFCSKSACPGSSCESPCNKKSGSSEKKEESKCKSGKAKSKSA, encoded by the exons atgaaaaatttcaaTAACGCTAGCAACAATACTTGCCAGAGTGAATGCTCTGCACATTTAGAGAGCAGTTTCGTTTCTTCATCTGTGGATGACGCAAAGAATACCATGAAACGAAAGAGCAAATTCTTCAGTTTTACCAAAATTTGTACCTTTTCCCTTCTCGTGTTGATGTCCCAATGTTACGAAAAT GGCAACTCGAACAGTTCCGTTTGCACGTTCAACGGCCTTAACAATGGTGCAGGCTTAAAGTCCCTCAGAATGTTAGCATCTGCAGAAGCTAAAGATGACGAATTTGAAAGTACAACcgtggaaaatgaaaacgaaGAGGATGCTGAAgagcaaaagaaaaagaaaggttgcccaggaaagaaaaattgcaagGCATCATTGCCATACAGTAATGCAGTTGACAAGACGTGCCAAACTAACTGTGGAGCCTGCACATGTGGTTTTAAAACTTTagatttatattttgaaaagaaattaatgGATGTCCTAGATGCAGGAAACAAGAAAGCTGAAGCGATTGTAGATGCTGGAGCTCAAGCTTTGAATGGATTAAAGAACTACCTTAAATATGTGCTTCTTTTCTCCCCACTTTTACTCGAATTATTAGCAAGCAAGCTTTTACTCTCAGGACATTATAAGTCATCCCAATTCGTGTCCAGTGTGTGTGTTACTTTTTACCTGTAcgtattttacaaaattgtacagAATTGCGCTTTGGAAAGAGAAGGCTATTTAGCTTATGAGGATTACTCTCCACGTAAAGTTGCCTTCCGCAGCGGATGCAGTGGCAGCAGCTGTGAAACCTTTTGCAGCAAGAGTGCCTGCCCTGGTAGCAGCTGTGAAAGCCCATGCAACAAGAAGAGTGGTTccagcgaaaaaaaagaagaatcaAAATGCAAGAGTGGAAAGGCTAAGTCAAAAAGTGCTTAA
- a CDS encoding variable surface protein Vir24-related (encoded by transcript PVX_083580A) — translation MGDDNTLDPPLLKILKDEWSNTKLYKFYKSLTPRSDDDHNSYKCDSLKDCNDKDINNICNVCKILKKILDKWDTFEKYEGTTSDIPCEYLNYWIYGRLSNSKAHPNDIELFYKEWKSHYDSKKDGKNSCIHEPYNKLSGEELGNKKKVFDFSKYFSSLENILNGNREKREICKYIKDILKLDYVMTNEKKCKKYEHYKKELKIFDEEIKEKLRFLKSKCPGDNIDLVPTKESENIHLSLSYEPEIFLQKYDNSSQYFMRYNTNEILSGKLENLQKTDLEELEAYKVYKEFNKDDQDEYCSSCGSIFKLEFEYPGITNLCKKLGRNLKNIKNEAPKKHYEKCGHLYYWIYDQIWKRFGNNLENNENIFVVDKLIDALYKFIYELKLYECFNNPLEKNDIYMLKEKKILHDYFKNYDGISKCKNTETQKCTHYCVYVNNIIKIYKKYITDCCIYFHNSEHYWDKCDNFFKCDKKYNLFDLLSEFNCIPEENREDINNAYENAVIDKKIKLLAEKIPEKSVTGTKQEVSELPKIVEQTNIFDELLNDPFNLSALGGYSLIGIFLTFFVFYKVMDASVL, via the exons ATGGGTGATGATAATACACTAGATCCccctcttttaaaaatattgaaggAT GAATGGAGTAATACGAAATTATATAAGTTTTATAAGTCATTAACCCCAAGGAGTGATGATGATCATAATAGTTATAAATGTGATTCTTTAAAAGATTGTAATGACAAAGATATAAACAATATTTGCAATGTTTGTAAAattctgaaaaaaatattggaCAAATGGGATACATTTGAGAAATATGAAGGAACGACTTCTGATATACCTTGTGAATATTTGAATTACTGGATATATGGTAGACTAAGTAACTCTAAAGCTCACCCAAATGATATTGAATTGTTTTACAAGGAATGGAAAAGTCATTATGATAGTAAAAAAGATGGTAAAAATAGCTGCATTCACGAACCGTATAATAAACTTAGTGGAGAAGAATTAggaaataagaaaaaggTATTTGATTtctcaaaatattttagtagtttagaaaatattttgaatggTAATCGTGAGAAAAGAgaaatttgtaaatatataaaagacattttaaaattagacTATGTTAtgacaaatgaaaaaaagtgtaaaaaatatgaacattaCAAGAAAGAACTAAAAATTTTTGATGAAGAAATTAAGGAGAAGCTACGTTtcttaaaaagtaaatgtCCTGGGGATAACATAGATTTAGTGCCTACAAAGGAAAGTGAAAATATACATCTGTCTTTATCGTACGAACCTGAAATATTTCTACAGAAATATGATAACTCATCTCAGTACTTTATGAGGTATAATACAAATGAAATTTTGTCTGGAAAACTTGAAAAT ttGCAGAAAACAGATTTAGAAGAGTTAGAAGCATATAAAGTATATAAAGAATTCAATAAGGACGATCAGGATGAATACTGTAGCAGCTGTGGTAGTATATTTAAGTTGGAATTCGAATATCCTGGAATTACTAACCTTTGTAAAAAGTTAGgtagaaatttaaaaaatataaaaaatgaagctcCAAAGAAACATTACGAAAAATGTGGTCATCTCTACTACTGGATATATGATCAAATATGGAAAAGATTTGGTAACAATttagaaaataatgaaaatatatttgttgtTGACAAACTTATTGATGCattgtataaatttatttatgagTTAAAGCTGTATGAATGTTTTAATAATCcgcttgaaaaaaatgatatttacatgttgaaagaaaaaaaaattttgcacgATTATTTCAAAAACTATGATGGTATTtctaaatgtaaaaatacagaaacacaaaaatgcacacattattgtgtatatgtaaataacattattaaaatttataagaaGTATATAACAGATTgctgtatttattttcacaatTCTGAGCATTACTGGGACAAAtgtgataattttttcaaatgtgaTAAAAAGTATAACCTTTTTGATCTATTATCGGAATTTAACTGTATTCCTGAAGAAAACAGAGAAGATATAAATAATGCATATGAAAATGCCGTAATTGATAAGAAGATTAAATTATTAGCTGAAAAAATACCGGAAAAGTCGGTAACAGGGACAAAACAGGAAGTATCAGAATTACCTAAGATTGTCGAAcaaacaaatatttttgatgAATTATTAAATGATCCGTTCAATCTTTCTGCATTAGGTGGTTATTCACTTATTGGGATATTTCTcacctttttcgttttttataaagtaatGGATGCTTCAGTTTTGTAA
- a CDS encoding hypothetical protein, conserved (encoded by transcript PVX_083565A): protein MKDKKLESKKISLLLSPTRSCVVSLVVVISLVVLNAFVSKDTAGAPQLSGVQSRILSDHPTNQNEFITNENVQEGAEDSLAEIEDDLYDSPQGNANTAQGESADPLSEITDDLYENPQVNRNTTEEIFQSAYDPTELKEKSHIVFHSFREEDINEIINSVNDNLFKREMLERWIQLHEDAVDKVHTLKEHLSYYLRRLKSLYNVDDNIAEEQMQKSNHTIDSTIRITEEYHNKLFFYYVIKDNLPEYEHERFINICRNTFTLFINELVAMGEGKLNKCVLE from the exons atgaaagataaaaaattagagagcaaaaaaatttctctttTGTTGAGTCCCACGCGCAGCTGTGTGGTATCCCTGGTGGTGGTCATCTCTCTCGTGGTCTTG AATGCGTTTGTCTCGAAGGACACTGCTGGAGCGCCTCAGCTGAGCGGCGTGCAGTCAAGAATTTTATCCGATCACCCCACGAACCAAAATGAATTCATAACTAATGAGAATGTCCAGGAAGGGGCAGAAGACTCACTTGCCGAAATTGAAGACGACCTGTACGATAGCCCACAAGGAAATGCTAACACTGCACAAGGAGAATCAGCAGACCCGCTTTCCGAAATTACAGACGACTTGTATGAAAACCCACAAGTAAATAGAAACACGACAGAAGAAATTTTCCAAAGTGCGTACGACCCAACTGagttaaaggaaaaatcccACATCGTCTTTCACAGCTTTAGAGAAGAagatataaatgaaataatcaATTCGGTGAATGATAATTTATTCAAGAGGGAGATGCTCGAGAGATGGATACAGCTACACGAAGATGCAGTAGATAAGGTGCACACTTTGAAGGAGCatttatcatattatttGAGAAGATTAAAAAGTTTGTATAACGTGGATGATAACATTGCAGAGGAACAAATGCAGAAGAGCAATCATACTATTGACTCAACCATCAGGATCACGGAGGAGTATCACAATAAGCTCTTTTTCTACTACGTCATAAAGGATAATTTGCCCGAGTATGAACATGAGcgttttataaatatatgcagaAACACTTTTACCTTGTTTATAAATGAGCTAGTTGCTATGGGGGAGGGTAAGCTAAATAAATGTGTACTCGAGTAG
- a CDS encoding variable surface protein Vir12, putative (encoded by transcript PVX_083590A), with protein MAKPAVAEVSAEELEKVAKELGYNKLYDNFYVVKSNGKFLKDCDELDSLDKTYKGVKEICIKLVSSLEKIADIGKNKTEYDDYCNYLPHWLFDEVGKIYKPAPSKKDDTIPFFNKLADIGNKVNWKIPRYRCNTLPSRNYVSLDERKNRKNAYIYLKKYEEIKPIINAKGKGKCDQYVKYLNYIDSLNKKYKKDDCRVFFFSSRPNYADCDSKHDPNSLISILKDCKGTDSARGGSTSGGSLFFGWLGSSTGSSRSGKVSSPPENPKAASAAGDKGRQEVSQGVAGTRDSPGLTSSTSLGASARPVVGAAGGGLSGQLVTTPPAVTLIPKAGEKPEQVVHATSSYSSGPGGNALPEPTASPAGALESVSNKLDSNFYRNIIMAAAILGTIFFLFYYNMSSGLKSRFPKRKRKKKIFEHNYYEEYEKELEEYGSEDMSLDSEDDRYYLNYQPE; from the exons ATGGCGAAGCCTGCGGTAGCAGAAGTGTCTGCGGAGGAattg gaaaaagTTGCAAAGGAATTAGgttataataaattgtatgataatttttatgtagtGAAGAGTAACGGAAAATTTTTGAAAGATTGTGATGAATTGGATAGTCTTGATAAAACTTATAAAGGCGTGAAAGAAATTTGCATTAAGCTAGTAAGttctttagaaaaaatagctgATATAGGGAAGAATAAAACAGAATATGATGATTACTGCAATTATTTACCTCATTGGTTATTTGATGAagtaggaaaaatatataaaccaGCACCCTCAAAGAAGGACGATACTAtaccattttttaataagctTGCTGATATAGGGAATAAGGTCAATTGGAAAATTCCTCGATACAGGTGTAATACTTTACCTTCTAGAAATTATGTTAGTTTGGATGaacgaaaaaacagaaaaaatgcatatatatatttaaaaaaatatgaagaaattaaacCGATTATTAACGCTAAAGGTAAAGGTAAATGTGATCAATATGTTAAATATCTTAATTATATTGATTCactaaataaaaagtataagAAGGATGATTgcagggttttttttttttcgtctcgCCCCAATTACGCTGATTGTGATTCCAAACACGATCCGAATAGTCTCATATCTATTTTAAAAGATTGTAAAGGTACAGATTCTGCTAGAGGTGGAAGTACAAGTGGTGgatcattattttttggttGGCTTGGTTCATCAACTGGGTCCTCACGAAGTGGTAAGGTTAGTTCTCCTCCAGAAAACCCCAAGGCTGCTAGTGCAGCAGGGGATAAAGGAAGACAGGAGGTTTCACAAGGTGTAGCAGGTACACGAGATTCACCAGGTTTAACAAGTTCAACAAGTTTAGGAGCTTCAGCACGTCCTGTAGTCGGAGCAGCTGGAGGGGGATTATCTGGACAATTAGTCACCACGCCACCTGCAGTAACTTTAATTCCTAAAGCAGGAGAAAAACCTGAACAAGTTGTCCATGCAACATCATCTTATAGTTCAGGGCCTGGAGGGAACGCACTACCTGAACCCACTGCTAGTCCCGCTGGTGCTTTGGAAAGTGTATCTAACAAGTTAGACTCAAACTTTTATCGTAACATCATTATGGCTGCCGCGATACTTGGAACgatattcttccttttctattaCAACATG TCTTCTGGATTAAAATCGAGGTTTcccaaaagaaaacgaaagaaaaagatatttgaacataattattatgaagagtatgaaaaagagTTAGAAGAGTATGGTTCAGAAGATATGTCATTAGATTCTGAAGACGATCGATactatttgaattatcaGCCTGAATGA
- a CDS encoding variable surface protein Vir24-related (encoded by transcript PVX_083575A) gives MGNWDNILVDLPSHKFYAAFDKDVENGYDYDKYCSELKSINHGYDWINDFCPKFVRNLKYINEMDGSIGKFRCLHLNYWVYDYIKKRIKNKVENIYTIPVFAKLYQIGERVNKESPKNYHCSCYFYGDLDIWNAEKELHDYFRNCSAIRKKIRTYNDKCQIYSYYLNHIYSLYIEEEFDCCIWVHPDCHKYFNCDIRCKPNEVLKTLRCNLNKPNEDSEVIAYEEYEDDIDSEKFSLENSIIIKHGKCTNTTDGKGRPLGYKCEFRKSKEATEGPSSAVTSDGRVRVAESACVVDMVSNKVIKEVTVDPKKDGARENPDNRDNPGELKVADASTLFGEIPAVVCGAYSYSGELPSPSGNEENPIRRLRTIPKEVRETKTMKELFEVLGIDEETGLKLLEDSYNPGISEFLKSMWKDDYLRIVLLSGLFIGGLIVLLFLYKVNIHVYNKNILRWIGIMRAWKKCMNMIEVMNTWTRGTVVFIYPTRLYEVAKCTFIIGHETFRGAIQKRND, from the exons atgggaaattgG gACAACATTTTAGTAGATTTACCTtcacataaattttatgcaGCATTCGATAAGGACGTAGAAAATGGGTATGATTATGATAAGTATTGTAGTGAGCTGAAAAGTATTAATCACGGTTACGATTGGATTAACGATTTTTGCCCTAAGTTTGTGAGGAatttaaaatacataaacGAAATGGATGGCTCGATTGGCAAGTTTCGTTGCCTGCATTTGAACTATTGGGTATATGACTACATAAAAAagcgaattaaaaataaagtagaAAACATTTACACCATACCTGTTTTTGCTAAACTGTATCAAATTGGCGAAAGGGTTAATAAAGAATCGCCAAAAAATTACCACTGCTCCTGCTATTTTTACGGCGATTTGGACATATGGAATGCAGAGAAAGAACTGCACGACTACTTTAGAAATTGTAGTgcaattagaaaaaaaattagaacttataatgataaatgccaaatttattcatattacCTCAATCATATTTACTCCTTATACATAGAAGAAGAATTCGACTGCTGTATATGGGTCCATCCGGATTGccacaaatattttaactgCGATATCAGGTGCAAGCCAAACGAAGTCTTAAAAACGTTAAGGTGTAACCTGAATAAGCCAAATGAGGATTCCGAGGTGATTGCTTATGAAGAATATGAGGACGACATAGATTCTGAAAAATTTTCGTTAGAAAACAGCATAATAATAAAGCACGGCAAATGCACAAATACTACGGATGGCAAGGGTCGTCCGCTAGGCTATAAATGTGAATTTCGGAAAAGTAAAGAAGCTACGGAAGGGCCTTCTTCAGCTGTGACTTCTGATGGAAGGGTGAGAGTGGCAGAATCAGCGTGTGTAGTTGATATGGTATCAAATAAGGTAATTAAAGAAGTAACAGTTGATCCTAAAAAGGATGGCGCACGGGAAAATCCAGATAATCGCGATAATCCCGGGGAACTCAAAGTAGCTGATGCGTCAACCCTATTTGGTGAAATTCCAGCGGTTGTGTGCGGGGCCTATTCTTATTCGGGGGAGcttccttccccctccgGGAATGAAGAAAATCCTATTCGAAGATTAAGGACAATACCGAAGGAGGTACGTGAAACTAAGACGATGAAAGAGTTGTTCGAGGTTTTGGGTATAGACGAAGAAACAGGGTTAAAACTTCTGGAAGATTCTTACAATCCTGGTATCTCAGAATTTTTGAAGAGTATGTGGAAGGACGATTATCTTCGTATTGTCCTACTAAGTGGGTTATTTATTGGAGGGTTAATTGTTCTTTTATTCCTTTACAAAGTAAATATTCACgtttacaataaaaatattttgcgcT gGATAGGAATTATGAGGGCATGGAAGAAATGTATGAATATGATCGAGGTTATGAATACATGGACCCGAGGGACGGTCGTGTTTATCTATCCTACCAGACTGTATGAGGTTGCTAAGTGTACCTTTATCATAGGACATGAAACATTTAGGGGAGCTATACAGAAAAGAAATGATTGA
- a CDS encoding hypothetical protein, conserved (encoded by transcript PVX_083570A), which produces MAFFSKFNSASADKSSAKNNRRNEKSSAANGAGKKSSGGLNFRRLFFPSCSVALLVVAIYMLLLNITPLDNKVLAKIQARNLSELNENRSLRRRHSNKNVSSSDSDSDDDAVLSGFGEIDSGENEEEDASDSDKNVDEKFEETNDLCNVNVPRFSEAEMIFTSDVTKEELDELINNMEEVPSKNEIIKMWKRAYALEGQGFYEMINGLFEYYEELKEKHQVEEEHASTQWGNVISIFYNILTEREEYYIKLFYDLILKDHLTKEEFVNFLNKCKKEAAELRETLQTLGKGELDAEMVPKK; this is translated from the exons ATGGctttttttagcaaattcAATTCTGCTTCAGCTGACAAAAGCTCAGCTAAGAATAACAGAAGGAACGAAAAATCTTCCGCCGCGAATGGCGCTGGAAAGAAGAGCTCAGGTGGCCTTAACTTCCGAagattatttttcccctcctgctCGGTGGCACTTCTCGTTGTCGCCATTTATATGTTGCTACTA AACATAACCCCCCTGGACAACAAGGTGCTGGCCAAAATACAAGCAAGAAATTTATCCGagttaaatgaaaatagaTCTTTGAGAAGAAGACactcaaataaaaatgtaagtTCCTCCGATTCTGATTCCGATGATGATGCCGTGTTATCTGGATTTGGTGAAATAGATTCAggtgaaaatgaagaagaggacgcTTCGGATTCAGATAAAAATGTTGacgaaaaatttgaagagacAAATGACTTATGTAATGTTAACGTTCCTAGGTTTAGCGAAGCAGAAATGATATTTACCAGTGATGTGACAAAAGAAGAACTAGACGAACTGATCAACAATATGGAAGAAGTCCCATCAAAGAATGAAATTATCAAAATGTGGAAACGTGCATATGCTCTTGAAGGACAAGGATTTTACGAAATGATAAATGGTTTGTTCGAATATTACGAAGagttaaaggaaaaacatcAAGTAGAGGAAGAACATGCTAGCACCCAATGGGGTAACGtcatttctattttttataacatccTAACGGAGAGAGaggaatattatattaaacttTTCTACGACCTTATATTGAAAGACCATTTGACCAAAGAGGAATTTGTGAATTTCTTGAACAAGTGTAAGAAGGAGGCTGCTGAATTGAGAGAAACTTTACAAACCTTGGGAAAAGGCGAATTGGATGCAGAAATggttccaaaaaaatga
- a CDS encoding variale surface protein Vir18-related (encoded by transcript PVX_083585A), which yields MSTRWSPINRNIISRFQQLTGGGCTNKFVSFKSEIDRKIAKLDEKKPSDFCPKCFDLRTKIIDKDTEFKACSTGQSNQLTLIGIYDIKDFIDKCPTVPECIQKLSQRNKKPVVKKQGSERKCVKNSDCEPKVSSTASQTARQPPRSASKSPSTRITQEQKPQNLSGQHDNIEISNEGGPALQTKQNVRDPSKSSELEGEISKNSANDQSNTHVQAETKTRVSSPAAPEARETNTPLTDDSSQKSSDQHPESGNISQVSDLHKKTVQHNVPDGQGSGDSTPREQTPVGESIGNQAHNDKSVTTGISDGSPLVQIPPVNGEKVDEKSNLGTVSREGTENTAVEGVGTPSEDIHSSASSAITTSTMARNGDPLIDTPPDGKDAKHAIAKSKGDDNEVSGSKASDGEGSNRGDTHTEGNKNRAGVGGDTDNKNLCIGVTDNQSSNNGNRCSNGQGSELMDNNTNALGIFSNIFRVMQANKENVINTSIPVGIVLLLGLLFKYTPLWSFLTKRKRKKQSHMNEKLQRVLQQPSSGSETRSIPFSYSAFEYSSE from the exons atgtcgaCGAGATGGTCTCCAATAAATAGGAATATCATTAGTAGGTTCCAACAATTAACTGGTGGTGGATGCACAAATAAGTTTGTTAGTTTTAAAAGTGAAATTGACAGAAAAATTGCTAAACTTGATGAAAAGAAACCTAGTGATTTCTGCCCAAAATGTTTTGActtaagaacaaaaataattgacAAAGATACAGAATTTAAGGCATGTTCCACTGGACAATCAAACCAACTCACATTAATTGGAATTTATGATATAAAGGATTTTATAGACAAATGTCCTACAGTACCTGAATGTATCCAAAAACTTTCACAACGTAATAAGAAGCCCGTTGTAAAAAAACAGGGATCAGAAagaaaatgtgtaaaaaatagtGATTGTGAACCAAAAGTATCATCAACAGCATCACAGACAGCTAGACAACCACCGAGATCAGCTTCAAAATCCCCTAGTACGAGAATCACACAAGAGCAAAAACCACAAAATCTAAGTGGACAACATGATAATATAGAAATATCAAATGAAGGAGGCCCAGCTCTACAGACTAAACAGAACGTAAGGGATCCCAGTAAATCTAGTGAACTTGAAGGTGAAATATCTAAAAATTCAGCTAATGATCAATCGAATACACATGTACAAGCAGAAACTAAGACACGAGTTTCATCTCCAGCTGCACCCGAAGCTAGAGAAACAAATACACCTCTAACAGATGATTCATCACAAAAGAGCTCTGATCAACACCCTGAATCAGGTAATATTTCTCAAGTAAGtgatttacataaaaaaactgTTCAACATAATGTACCCGATGGTCAGGGTTCAGGTGATAGTACTCCCCGTGAGCAAACTCCTGTCGGGGAGTCCATTGGAAACCAAGCTCATAATGATAAATCTGTCACTACAGGAATTTCTGATGGCTCTCCTCTTGTTCAAATACCTCCTGTTAATGGAGAAAAAGTTGATGAAAAATCTAATTTGGGCACTGTTAGTAGGGAGGGTACTGAAAATACAGCTGTTGAGGGTGTAGGTACTCCTAGTGAGGATATTCATAGTTCAGCTTCTAGTGCTATAACTACTAGCACTATGGCACGTAATGGTGATCCTTTAATTGATACACCTCCTGATGGAAAAGATGCTAAACATGCAATTGCCAAAAGTAAAGGTGATGATAATGAAGTTTCTGGTAGTAAAGCTTCTGATGGTGAAGGATCTAACCGTGGTGATACCCATACTGAAGGTAACAAAAATAGAGCTGGTGTTGGTGGAGATACTGATAACAAAAATCTTTGCATTGGAGTTACTGATAATCAATCAAGTAATAATGGCAATCGTTGTAGTAATGGACAAGGTAGTGAATTAATGGATAATAATACTAATGCACTAGGCATATTTAGTAATATATTTCGTGTAATGCAAGCcaataaagaaaatgtcATAAATACTTCAATACCCGTAGGAATTGTTCTGTTATTgggccttctttttaaa tacaCTCCTTTGTGGAGTTTTCTTActaagaggaaaaggaagaaacaaTCGCATATGAACGAAAAGCTACAGAGGGTACTACAGCAACCTTCAAGTGGAAGTGAAACAAGAAGTATCCCATTTTCATATAGTGCTTTCGAGTATTCATCAGAGTGA